From a region of the Deinococcus aestuarii genome:
- the lysA gene encoding diaminopimelate decarboxylase, which translates to MTASPSLPRAEFHAAAERFGTPLYVYDAAELDAALARVRAAFGEARVFYALKANPNLTLIARLRAAGVGFECVSAGEIARAEHVGAEGGSILVNGPAKSREEYEAGARLGATFIVDREEEARLLPPGSRALVRVNPALSVSTHDHLATGAAGSKFGVTPEQAPGVLRALREAGHTALGLHVHIGSAIRLATDFGAAFARLAGLRAHTGELEVLDVGGGWGLGADLPGIAREAREAAGAFGAEVWVEPGRYLVARAGTLLTRVVGTKRTGRNFLLTDAGMTELLRPMLYGAVHPLTPLWDGGAEETWDVAGPACESGDLLARDVTLPLPHPGDLLAVGDAGAYGAAMSGTYLTRPRPAEALWEGGEWRLIRRRETPQEVWAAEV; encoded by the coding sequence GTGACCGCCTCCCCCTCCCTCCCCCGCGCCGAATTTCACGCCGCCGCCGAGCGCTTCGGCACGCCCCTGTACGTGTACGACGCGGCGGAGCTGGACGCGGCCCTCGCCCGGGTGCGCGCGGCGTTCGGGGAAGCGCGGGTCTTCTACGCGCTGAAGGCGAATCCCAACCTCACCCTGATTGCCCGGCTGCGCGCGGCGGGGGTGGGCTTCGAGTGCGTGAGCGCCGGGGAGATCGCGCGGGCCGAGCACGTCGGCGCGGAGGGCGGGAGCATCCTCGTGAACGGACCCGCCAAGTCGCGCGAGGAATACGAGGCGGGCGCGCGGCTCGGGGCCACCTTCATCGTGGACCGCGAGGAGGAGGCCCGGCTCCTGCCCCCCGGCTCGCGGGCCCTGGTGCGGGTGAATCCGGCCCTCAGCGTCAGCACGCACGACCACCTCGCCACGGGGGCGGCGGGGAGCAAGTTCGGGGTGACGCCGGAGCAGGCTCCCGGGGTGCTGCGGGCGCTGCGGGAGGCCGGACACACGGCCCTGGGGCTGCACGTCCACATCGGCAGCGCGATCCGTCTTGCTACGGACTTTGGGGCCGCCTTCGCCCGCCTCGCCGGGTTGCGGGCGCACACGGGCGAGCTGGAGGTGCTCGACGTGGGCGGCGGCTGGGGGCTCGGCGCCGACCTGCCCGGCATCGCCCGCGAGGCGCGGGAGGCCGCGGGCGCGTTCGGGGCGGAGGTGTGGGTCGAGCCGGGCCGTTACCTCGTCGCGCGGGCGGGCACGCTGCTCACCCGGGTGGTGGGCACGAAGCGCACCGGGCGCAATTTCCTCCTCACCGACGCGGGCATGACCGAGCTGCTGCGGCCCATGCTGTACGGGGCGGTTCACCCGCTCACGCCCCTCTGGGACGGCGGCGCGGAGGAGACCTGGGATGTGGCCGGACCTGCCTGCGAGAGCGGCGACCTGCTCGCGCGGGACGTGACGCTGCCCCTGCCGCACCCCGGCGACCTCCTCGCCGTCGGGGACGCAGGGGCCTACGGGGCGGCGATGAGCGGCACCTACCTCACCCGGCCCAGGCCCGCCGAGGCGCTGTGGGAGGGGGGCGAGTGGCGGCTGATCCGCCGCCGGGAGACGCCGCAGGAGGTGTGGGCGGCGGAGGTTTGA